GCTAAAATTGGTTCAATTCATGAAAGCAGATATAGCATTTGCTGTAGGATTGATGTTAATATTATCCATAGTAACATTATTTTACATGCCATTGGTACTTTCTATTTTATTACCGGGTGTTTCAGTGAATCCCATGTCTATAGCAAGTTCGCTCTTGGTTTTGATATTTTTACCCTTGATTATTGGAACCTCTGTAAAGTCACGGTATGGTAATATAGCTAAAACCATTCAACCAACTTTTAACCAGATATCTAACATATTCATAGTTATAGTGGTAGTTCTTTATCTTGGCCTTAACTACAAGGACTTTTTGGCAGTATTTGGAACCGGTGCATTGATAGCTTCTATGATATTCATATTAGCTGCCTTTTTAATCGGATATTTACTAGGAGGTCCTTCCAAAAATACAAAATCGGTACTTGGTATGGGCACTGCCATAAAAAACTCATCTGCCGCATTTGTGGTAGCCGTAACAAACTTTAGCTCAGAATACGACGTCATGGCCATGATAATTGTAGTTTACATGCTAAGCATAATTATAATGATGATTATTTCAGGAGAAATGGGGAAAAGATCAAAAGTTTCAGAAATAGTATAGTATGCAGGAACCACACCTTATTAATTTGGTATATCCACATTACGAATATCCATAATTAAATATTAAAGGAGATTTTCATCCCACTTATCCTAAATCAAATCACCAACTATCATTTAATTGCTTACGGTCTCTGTTTTCAAGTATATCACAAAGATGTTCCACTGCCATTACCAATCTTTCTCCGAATGGTTTAGTTTTTCTTGCTTCTAATAATTCACGCTTGGTGGGATATTTATACATATATTTACGCTCCTTTTAATATTAAATCATGCTCAGATTCCTTTCCTATCCACATCAGAATCAGACGCCTAAGCATTTCACTACACGATATGTCTTTCTTTTCACAGAATGTTCTGAATTGCTCCTTCAAATTTTCATCGATTCTAAATGTCATTCTGTTCAGCATATACTCACTCCTGTTACAACTGTCATCATAACTACCTGTAACGCTTATGTCCTACCATTACGATTCTAGTGAACTGAGAACAGTTTATTGTTAATTAGGCATTTTAATGTGTTTAATTCCATTAAATAACTTCCAATATAATTATCAATTAAGAAAGGATCTGGAGAACTATTTCAGTAATACTATAAAAAAAATTTATATCATGTGCTACTTTCCTGCTTAGCTCTCTTAAGTAATTCCGGTTTCCTTTATTATTTACAGAAGTTTTTCAAGTTTCAGAAGTTCTTCAATGTCTTTCAGGTATGATGGAGGATTTTTAAGATCCTTTTTTTCATCATAAAGTGCATGTATTTTTGCAATGAATTTAGATATATATACCACCTCAAAGACTTTCATTTAACTGATTGTCCATCCTACTGAATTTTTTACTCGAAATTTAAAATTATACAGATGTAGTGTTAACTGTAGAATTACTACCAAGCATAAAACTAATAGAGAACATAGGATTCACACAGCTGGAATTAGTATCAGTCAATTGTACTGTAACGCAAACTTCCATCACGTAGGTATAAGGCCATTAATCACAGGTTTCGCTAAAATCAGAATTTTAATGACTTTGTTCCTGAAAATTATTTTCTATAAATAAAAAATGATTAAGTTCTATTACTAAACTTTTCTTGGAATCTGGAATATTATATTCAGATACGAAAATAAAAAAAATTATGGATTAAAAAGGGATACTTACCATATTATAAAGGTATGTGGCCTGTATACTAACTTTGAAAAAAATAAAATTAACTAGCTTTATGAGGGCAAAATACTGTGTGGTTTGTAATCTAAAATTTTTCTTTTCCCTGAGTTAGCAAATGATGTAGTTATATTGCAAAAAAACTTAAAATATCATGCTTAAATTTTTTTCTTTCATAATGCTTCCTTCTGGTTCAAAATTCTATTTCACAA
This sequence is a window from Methanobacterium sp. SMA-27. Protein-coding genes within it:
- a CDS encoding bile acid:sodium symporter family protein, with protein sequence MEVILQQFANLSILIYIVTTMLSMGLNFFPKQFLEPLKDKSLILKSLAANFILLPIITYIILQVIPLEQGLAIGLILMAAGAGSPFMLKLVQFMKADIAFAVGLMLILSIVTLFYMPLVLSILLPGVSVNPMSIASSLLVLIFLPLIIGTSVKSRYGNIAKTIQPTFNQISNIFIVIVVVLYLGLNYKDFLAVFGTGALIASMIFILAAFLIGYLLGGPSKNTKSVLGMGTAIKNSSAAFVVAVTNFSSEYDVMAMIIVVYMLSIIIMMIISGEMGKRSKVSEIV
- a CDS encoding ribbon-helix-helix protein, CopG family, whose translation is MLNRMTFRIDENLKEQFRTFCEKKDISCSEMLRRLILMWIGKESEHDLILKGA